Proteins encoded in a region of the Methanobrevibacter millerae genome:
- a CDS encoding type II toxin-antitoxin system CcdA family antitoxin yields MTKKSLKVSIEEEILEKAKNHIPNLSGFVEECLKHYLGYVNGTYPIGNINEITDNIGKLQVELFLINQNFDAEESRLEVENFEKDKVWRFLWNDYRVRLIPDDALMKKAIEVLRIDEEELEDILDWVYETDIDVDTNSWQEVLKLYCENNELVNY; encoded by the coding sequence ATGACTAAAAAAAGTTTGAAAGTTAGTATTGAAGAAGAAATTTTAGAAAAAGCAAAAAATCACATACCTAATCTATCTGGTTTTGTTGAAGAATGTTTAAAACATTACTTGGGTTATGTAAATGGAACATACCCTATAGGAAACATCAATGAAATCACAGACAACATCGGTAAATTACAAGTAGAACTATTTTTAATCAATCAAAACTTTGATGCTGAAGAAAGTAGATTGGAAGTTGAAAATTTTGAAAAAGATAAGGTCTGGAGATTTCTGTGGAATGATTACAGGGTAAGATTAATTCCTGATGATGCATTAATGAAAAAAGCTATTGAAGTATTGAGAATAGATGAAGAAGAATTAGAAGATATTCTTGATTGGGTTTATGAAACGGATATTGATGTGGATACTAATTCATGGCAAGAAGTGTTGAAATTATATTGTGAAAACAATGAATTAGTTAATTATTAA
- a CDS encoding PIN domain-containing protein, protein MKKYYFDSSFIIALALENDSNKEKALELRDLLSEDCYIGDNVIEEVVNVVNLKGDAEKAETMYYFMIDNFKIINEHTIPHYNSKTIKIFNKFDGKLSFTDSGMIVTVMEYNLDYLVTFDKEFAREKRINVKGI, encoded by the coding sequence ATGAAAAAATATTATTTCGACAGTTCATTTATAATTGCATTAGCGTTAGAAAACGATAGTAATAAAGAAAAAGCATTAGAACTTAGAGACTTATTATCTGAAGATTGTTATATTGGAGATAATGTAATAGAAGAAGTTGTTAATGTTGTTAATTTAAAAGGGGATGCTGAAAAAGCAGAAACAATGTATTACTTCATGATAGATAACTTTAAAATTATAAATGAACATACGATACCCCATTATAATTCAAAAACTATTAAAATATTTAATAAATTTGATGGTAAACTAAGCTTTACGGATTCTGGCATGATTGTAACAGTAATGGAATATAATTTGGATTATTTAGTTACTTTTGATAAGGAATTTGCAAGAGAAAAAAGAATTAATGTAAAGGGTATCTAA